In Tsuneonella amylolytica, one genomic interval encodes:
- a CDS encoding TetR/AcrR family transcriptional regulator — MATRKRLSPEESRTAALEAARHLLIESGPQSVTLKAVAGRIGRTHANLLHHFGSASGLQKALAQHLAETVCATIAEAVEASRAGIGSPREVVDLTFDAFDKEGAGALASWMLVTGNEDALDPIVETIHELVDEIAVHAADAHRAVREIHEDTLTLVLMALGDALMGRALARSLGLPEGAARDRAEALLVSSLQRAAAPGG; from the coding sequence ATGGCCACGCGCAAAAGATTGAGCCCCGAGGAATCGCGTACCGCCGCGCTCGAAGCAGCCCGGCACCTCCTCATTGAATCCGGACCGCAGTCCGTTACCTTGAAGGCCGTAGCCGGACGGATCGGACGCACCCATGCCAACTTGCTTCACCATTTCGGGTCTGCGTCGGGTCTGCAGAAAGCACTCGCCCAGCACCTCGCCGAAACGGTCTGCGCCACGATCGCCGAGGCAGTCGAGGCGAGCCGAGCCGGTATCGGCAGTCCGCGCGAGGTGGTCGACCTGACCTTCGACGCGTTCGACAAGGAGGGGGCGGGGGCCCTGGCGAGCTGGATGCTCGTGACCGGGAATGAGGATGCGCTCGATCCGATCGTGGAGACCATCCACGAACTCGTCGACGAGATCGCCGTACACGCCGCCGATGCCCATCGCGCCGTGAGGGAGATCCACGAAGACACCCTCACCCTCGTCCTGATGGCGCTGGGTGATGCCCTGATGGGCCGCGCGCTCGCTCGGTCGCTCGGCCTGCCCGAGGGCGCGGCCCGCGACCGGGCGGAGGCTCTGCTCGTCAGTTCGCTCCAGCGCGCGGCAGCGCCGGGCGGCTGA
- a CDS encoding SWIB/MDM2 domain-containing protein, translating into MAGKNNALQKPVNLTDDLEKVVGKGPMTRAQVTSKVWEYIKKHDLQDSKDKRMINPDATLGAVTGKDQISMFKMTGAVSKHMS; encoded by the coding sequence ATGGCTGGCAAGAACAATGCGCTGCAGAAACCCGTCAACCTGACGGACGACCTCGAGAAGGTCGTGGGCAAGGGCCCGATGACTCGTGCGCAGGTCACCTCCAAGGTCTGGGAATACATCAAGAAGCACGACCTGCAGGACAGCAAGGACAAGCGCATGATCAATCCGGACGCCACGCTGGGCGCGGTGACCGGCAAGGATCAGATCTCGATGTTCAAGATGACGGGTGCCGTTTCCAAGCACATGAGCTGA
- a CDS encoding molybdenum cofactor biosynthesis protein MoaE: MRDIRLLTDMFIPGQFVGPFTRANPGLGGACTFVGEVRGDDGVEGLELSHYEPLTLSGLHDLADAAFARFDLMGLMMLHRVGFLHPGEPIVCVSAAAKHRRSAIDAVDFAMDHLKSAAWFWKRELRTGEWRWIEPRDEDYSDRARWA; this comes from the coding sequence ATGCGCGACATCCGCCTCCTGACGGACATGTTCATTCCCGGGCAGTTCGTGGGACCGTTCACGCGGGCCAACCCCGGCCTCGGCGGTGCGTGCACGTTCGTGGGCGAGGTACGGGGTGACGACGGGGTGGAGGGTCTCGAGCTCTCGCACTACGAACCGCTGACATTGTCGGGCTTGCACGATCTGGCCGATGCCGCCTTCGCGCGCTTCGACCTGATGGGCCTGATGATGCTGCACCGCGTGGGCTTCCTCCATCCGGGGGAGCCGATCGTCTGCGTGTCAGCGGCGGCGAAGCACCGGCGTTCGGCAATCGATGCAGTCGACTTCGCGATGGATCATCTGAAATCGGCCGCCTGGTTCTGGAAACGGGAACTCAGGACCGGGGAATGGCGCTGGATCGAACCGCGGGACGAAGATTATTCCGACCGGGCCCGCTGGGCTTAG
- the thrC gene encoding threonine synthase, translated as MDYVSTRGSAPVLDFEGATLAGLANDGGLYLPREWPRLSASNIAAMRGLPYAELAARVMAPFVGESITPERLQALCEQAYGQFAHDAVTPLVQLDARHWLLELFHGPTLAFKDVALQLLGLLFEEFLGRSGESLTIIGATSGDTGSAAIDAVAGREGVEIFMLHPAGLVSDVQRRQMTTVLAPNVHNIAIGGDFDQAQAMVKRMFGDPALGALRLSAVNSINWARLMAQVVYYFAAALQLGAPERRVAFSVPTGNFGDVFAGYVATRMGLPIERLIVATNVNDILHRALSAGDYSAGEVRPTAAPSMDIQVSSNFERLLFDLGGRDGAALAEQMGEFERLRAMRLTNAQQKGAAALFASVRAEADEMNEAMRWACEHAGEIVDPHTAIGLHAARAADIDPAIPIVTLATAHPAKFPEAVERATGHRPHLPSRVGDLFVREERFAELPGDYDAVRDWIAEHATPRA; from the coding sequence ATGGATTACGTCTCCACCCGCGGCAGCGCTCCTGTGCTCGATTTCGAGGGAGCCACGCTGGCGGGCCTCGCGAACGATGGCGGCCTCTATCTGCCAAGAGAATGGCCGCGGCTCTCGGCATCCAACATCGCGGCGATGCGCGGGCTTCCCTACGCTGAGCTTGCCGCGCGCGTCATGGCCCCTTTCGTGGGCGAGAGCATTACTCCCGAACGACTGCAGGCACTCTGCGAACAGGCATACGGGCAGTTCGCTCACGATGCCGTGACACCGCTTGTCCAGCTTGACGCGCGGCACTGGCTGCTCGAGCTGTTCCACGGACCCACGCTGGCATTCAAGGACGTCGCGCTCCAGCTTCTGGGGCTGCTGTTCGAGGAGTTCCTCGGCCGCAGCGGCGAGAGCCTGACGATCATCGGGGCGACCAGCGGCGACACCGGGAGCGCAGCAATCGACGCGGTGGCTGGACGCGAGGGGGTAGAAATCTTCATGCTTCACCCGGCCGGCCTCGTCAGCGACGTGCAGCGCCGGCAGATGACGACCGTGCTGGCTCCCAACGTGCACAACATCGCGATCGGCGGGGATTTCGATCAGGCACAGGCCATGGTGAAACGAATGTTCGGCGACCCCGCACTCGGCGCGCTTCGCCTGAGTGCGGTCAATTCGATCAACTGGGCGCGGCTGATGGCGCAAGTGGTCTATTACTTCGCTGCCGCGCTCCAGCTCGGAGCGCCCGAGCGGCGGGTCGCCTTCAGTGTGCCGACGGGCAATTTCGGCGATGTGTTCGCCGGGTATGTCGCTACTAGGATGGGTCTGCCTATCGAGCGGCTGATCGTGGCGACCAACGTCAACGACATTCTCCACCGCGCCCTGTCCGCCGGCGACTACAGCGCTGGCGAGGTGAGGCCGACGGCGGCTCCCAGCATGGATATTCAGGTGTCGAGCAACTTCGAGCGACTGCTGTTCGACCTCGGCGGCCGCGACGGGGCTGCGCTTGCGGAGCAAATGGGCGAGTTCGAGCGATTGCGGGCGATGCGCCTCACGAACGCACAGCAGAAGGGCGCAGCGGCGCTGTTTGCGAGCGTGCGGGCCGAGGCTGACGAAATGAACGAAGCGATGCGATGGGCGTGCGAACACGCGGGCGAGATCGTCGATCCGCATACCGCCATCGGCTTGCACGCCGCTCGGGCCGCCGACATCGATCCCGCGATCCCGATCGTTACCCTCGCCACCGCGCACCCGGCCAAGTTCCCCGAGGCGGTCGAGCGGGCGACCGGGCACCGCCCGCATTTGCCGAGCCGGGTCGGCGACCTTTTCGTGCGGGAAGAACGCTTCGCCGAGCTTCCCGGCGACTACGACGCGGTGCGCGACTGGATCGCCGAACACGCGACACCGCGGGCCTGA
- a CDS encoding metal-dependent hydrolase, translating to MNAPTSFDRDTALAAGDAMPADRPTPADLDIVVRDRRFARGAEAKRWWLNDDPIATAWFNALSATFPRGEAFFVESVKAHRDGADPKLAHEIRAFVKQEINHTREHVVFNKLAQASGYDVSFIDRRVDQMLALTKDRPAILNLAATMALEHFTAMFGHELLKDPVHLHGAAGDLGDLWRWHSAEEIEHKGVAYDTWLHATRDWSRWKRWKVKSLIMVVVTRRFVKNRVADMVDLLAQDGMTGWQVKAKIWAYLLWKPGFLRRIALPWLAFFLPGFHPWNEDDRELISIYEGAFEDALLPQPA from the coding sequence ATGAACGCCCCTACCTCGTTCGATCGCGACACCGCCCTTGCAGCCGGCGATGCCATGCCTGCGGACCGCCCCACTCCCGCGGATCTCGACATCGTCGTGCGCGATCGCCGGTTCGCGCGCGGTGCGGAGGCCAAGCGCTGGTGGCTCAACGACGATCCGATCGCCACCGCGTGGTTCAACGCGCTCAGCGCGACCTTCCCGCGGGGCGAAGCTTTCTTCGTCGAATCGGTGAAGGCGCACCGCGACGGTGCCGATCCCAAGCTCGCGCACGAAATCCGCGCCTTCGTGAAGCAGGAAATCAATCACACGCGCGAGCACGTTGTGTTTAACAAGCTGGCGCAGGCCAGTGGTTACGACGTCAGCTTCATCGACCGCCGGGTCGATCAAATGCTTGCGCTGACCAAGGACCGCCCCGCAATCCTCAACCTCGCCGCGACGATGGCGCTCGAACATTTTACAGCGATGTTCGGTCACGAGCTTCTCAAGGATCCGGTGCACCTTCATGGCGCCGCTGGCGACCTCGGCGACCTGTGGCGCTGGCATTCGGCGGAGGAAATCGAGCACAAGGGCGTTGCCTACGACACCTGGCTCCATGCCACCCGCGATTGGAGCCGCTGGAAGCGCTGGAAGGTCAAGAGCCTGATCATGGTCGTAGTCACCCGCCGCTTCGTCAAGAACCGCGTCGCCGACATGGTGGACCTGCTGGCACAGGACGGCATGACCGGGTGGCAGGTGAAAGCGAAGATCTGGGCCTATCTGCTCTGGAAGCCCGGCTTCCTGCGCCGCATCGCGCTTCCGTGGCTGGCCTTCTTCCTCCCCGGTTTTCATCCGTGGAACGAAGACGATCGCGAGCTGATCTCGATCTACGAAGGCGCTTTCGAGGACGCGCTGCTTCCGCAACCCGCCTGA
- a CDS encoding class I SAM-dependent methyltransferase, which translates to MAGLEEQPLVLAGEGWSDYGLLDSGNGRKLERYGPHRFVRPETQAMWSPRLEDWQADGEFVPGSDEDGGGRWQFDRPVPREGWPLAWDEVRFTAQCTPFRHLGFFPDMAPVWNWMSGQLAGKPDAQTLNLFGYTGVGTLALSESGPVTHVDASKKSVAQARENAALSEMEDRPVRWLVDDAAKFAAREVRRGKRYDGIILDPPKFGRGPGGETWRIEDGLAPLVADCRQLLDADSRFLFLTVYAVRMSSLALAGLLAELFADLPGRIEHGDLAIREEGEGGRLLPTAIFARWSNPR; encoded by the coding sequence ATGGCGGGCCTCGAAGAACAACCGCTGGTCCTCGCGGGGGAGGGCTGGAGCGACTACGGCCTCCTCGACAGCGGGAACGGGCGCAAGCTCGAACGATACGGTCCCCATCGCTTCGTGCGGCCCGAGACACAGGCGATGTGGAGCCCGCGGCTCGAGGATTGGCAGGCCGACGGCGAGTTCGTGCCCGGCAGCGACGAAGACGGGGGCGGGCGCTGGCAGTTCGACCGGCCGGTACCGCGTGAAGGATGGCCTCTCGCGTGGGACGAGGTGCGCTTCACCGCGCAGTGCACACCGTTCCGCCATCTGGGATTTTTTCCCGACATGGCCCCCGTATGGAACTGGATGAGCGGGCAGCTCGCTGGAAAGCCAGACGCGCAGACGCTTAACCTATTCGGCTACACCGGCGTCGGCACGCTGGCGCTGAGCGAGTCCGGCCCCGTAACCCATGTCGACGCGAGCAAGAAGTCGGTCGCCCAGGCGCGCGAAAATGCCGCCCTGTCGGAAATGGAGGATCGCCCCGTGCGCTGGCTGGTGGACGATGCCGCCAAGTTCGCTGCCCGCGAAGTCCGCCGCGGCAAGCGCTACGACGGGATCATCCTCGATCCGCCCAAGTTCGGCCGCGGCCCAGGCGGTGAGACCTGGCGGATCGAGGACGGACTGGCGCCGCTCGTGGCGGATTGCCGCCAACTTCTCGATGCCGACAGCCGATTCCTGTTTCTGACGGTTTACGCGGTGCGGATGAGCAGCCTTGCTCTCGCCGGGTTGCTCGCCGAATTGTTCGCCGACCTGCCAGGCAGGATTGAACACGGCGACCTCGCAATCCGCGAGGAGGGGGAGGGGGGCCGCCTGCTGCCGACGGCGATCTTCGCCCGCTGGTCCAATCCGCGCTAG
- a CDS encoding DUF427 domain-containing protein, producing the protein MTVEATWNDTVIAKSDDTVVVEGNYYFPRADVDPALLVASEATSRCPWKGTAHYYTLDVDGERNPDAAWYYPDPKPEAEQVRGRIAFWQGVKVEEV; encoded by the coding sequence ATGACTGTCGAGGCAACCTGGAATGATACCGTCATCGCAAAGAGCGACGACACCGTCGTCGTCGAGGGCAATTACTACTTCCCTCGCGCGGATGTCGATCCCGCGCTGCTGGTCGCCAGCGAAGCCACCAGCCGATGCCCGTGGAAGGGGACCGCACACTACTACACGCTCGACGTTGATGGGGAGCGCAACCCGGACGCCGCATGGTATTATCCGGATCCGAAACCGGAGGCGGAGCAGGTGCGCGGCCGCATCGCCTTCTGGCAAGGAGTGAAGGTCGAGGAAGTCTGA
- a CDS encoding Rossmann fold domain-containing protein, producing MRLVEARGLADGALDASAEFLTRIVPDLRAAIADDDVCIAFDPADHTHAGWRRSAIQSLAREAAPARVNGVASGDRTAVAAALSYLDRAPGVTGQYLVLDGQGAGEALG from the coding sequence ATGCGATTGGTGGAAGCGCGTGGTCTGGCGGACGGTGCGCTGGACGCATCGGCGGAGTTCCTAACGCGGATAGTGCCCGATCTGCGCGCCGCCATCGCCGATGACGATGTGTGCATCGCGTTCGATCCTGCCGACCACACGCATGCCGGTTGGCGCCGGTCGGCGATCCAGTCGCTCGCGCGCGAGGCCGCGCCCGCTCGGGTCAACGGCGTGGCATCGGGCGACAGGACGGCGGTCGCCGCGGCGCTGTCCTACCTCGACCGGGCACCGGGCGTGACCGGCCAGTACCTCGTCCTCGATGGCCAAGGCGCTGGCGAGGCGCTAGGGTAG
- a CDS encoding MoaD/ThiS family protein, with protein sequence MAVTVVFLGPLRDLAGCDSARFDAPLDWAGLLDAVPARVAEQLRMERVNVACEGRVLGDKTALRAGDGDEVALLPPVSGG encoded by the coding sequence GTGGCTGTAACGGTCGTCTTTCTCGGTCCGCTGCGCGATCTGGCAGGATGCGATAGCGCGCGGTTCGACGCTCCGCTCGATTGGGCCGGCCTTCTAGACGCCGTCCCGGCGCGGGTTGCCGAACAGCTCCGCATGGAGCGGGTCAACGTCGCCTGCGAAGGCCGCGTACTTGGCGACAAGACCGCGCTTCGGGCCGGGGACGGCGACGAGGTCGCATTGCTGCCGCCTGTCAGCGGCGGCTGA
- a CDS encoding GNAT family N-acetyltransferase yields MFHVTERLLLRPAWPEDWAEVLAVVGEEAIVRNLAKVPWPYTGEDARWWTRQPQYQGLPNFIVVESASGRVVGSCGLAPSEGDSEIGYWIARDAWGRGYATEAGRGVLEVARMLGIERVTAGHMTDNPASGRVLRKLGFRPVGSARRYSLARGHKVDSVEYVFDMSEDVSIPRAA; encoded by the coding sequence ATGTTCCATGTGACCGAAAGGCTGCTGCTGCGACCCGCGTGGCCCGAAGACTGGGCCGAAGTGCTCGCCGTTGTCGGCGAGGAAGCTATTGTGCGCAACCTCGCGAAGGTGCCGTGGCCCTACACCGGGGAGGATGCGCGTTGGTGGACGCGTCAGCCCCAATATCAGGGCCTGCCCAATTTCATTGTCGTCGAATCCGCGAGCGGCCGCGTTGTGGGATCGTGCGGCCTCGCGCCGAGCGAAGGCGATTCCGAGATCGGTTACTGGATTGCGCGCGACGCATGGGGCCGCGGCTACGCGACCGAGGCGGGGCGTGGCGTGCTCGAAGTAGCCCGGATGCTCGGTATCGAGCGGGTGACGGCCGGGCACATGACCGACAACCCGGCATCCGGCCGCGTCCTTCGTAAGCTCGGCTTCCGGCCCGTCGGCTCGGCGCGCCGCTACAGCCTCGCACGGGGGCACAAGGTGGATTCGGTGGAGTACGTGTTCGACATGTCCGAAGACGTGTCGATCCCGCGCGCTGCGTAG
- a CDS encoding pyridoxamine 5'-phosphate oxidase family protein, whose protein sequence is MTKSLSDISQDMKQIDFCTLSTHSPGGTIGARPMSNNSEVEYDGDSYFFTYEDRQMVRDIEGDPKVGLTYLGSAGLKGILGAPGQFIHVEGVAQIVRDKGAFAEHWDKSLDRWFPQGVDTPGAVMLKVAATRIAYWDGEDDGEIKLSPDRE, encoded by the coding sequence ATGACCAAGAGCCTTTCCGACATTTCCCAGGACATGAAGCAGATCGATTTTTGCACGCTGTCGACCCATTCACCCGGCGGCACGATCGGCGCGCGCCCGATGAGCAACAACAGCGAGGTCGAGTACGATGGCGATTCCTATTTCTTCACATACGAGGATCGCCAGATGGTCAGGGACATCGAGGGCGACCCCAAGGTCGGGCTCACGTACCTCGGAAGCGCAGGCCTAAAGGGCATTCTGGGCGCACCCGGACAGTTCATCCACGTCGAAGGGGTCGCGCAGATCGTCCGCGACAAGGGTGCGTTCGCCGAACACTGGGACAAGTCGCTCGATCGCTGGTTCCCGCAGGGCGTCGACACGCCCGGCGCCGTCATGCTGAAGGTCGCCGCGACCCGTATCGCCTACTGGGACGGCGAGGACGACGGCGAGATCAAGCTGTCACCGGATCGCGAGTGA
- the moaA gene encoding GTP 3',8-cyclase MoaA, with amino-acid sequence MLVDAFQRRITYLRLSVTDRCDLRCTYCMPEAMTFLPRREVLTLEELHRLSLAFIARGVTKLRITGGEPLVRRDVIDLVRALGREIGTGLDELTLTTNGTQLAQHADALTAAGVRRINVSLDTIDRDRFRALTGRDRLPQVLEGIAAAREAGLAVKLNVVALKDVNAAEIPDLIAWAHGHDHDVTLIEVMPLGEIAEDRSDQFLSLAKVRADLDKRWTLVPSAHRTGGPARYLDIAETGGRLGLITPLTGNFCDGCNRIRVTTTGQLYPCLGGGEMVDLRAALRSGDPDRALSGAMDRAMAIKPHRHGFAIERGAAPAQPRHMSVTGG; translated from the coding sequence ATGCTCGTCGACGCTTTTCAGCGCAGGATCACCTACTTGCGCCTGTCGGTCACCGACCGGTGCGATCTGCGCTGCACGTACTGCATGCCCGAGGCGATGACTTTCCTGCCGCGGCGCGAAGTCCTGACGCTCGAGGAACTGCACCGCCTTTCGCTCGCTTTCATCGCCCGCGGCGTTACCAAGCTGCGTATCACGGGCGGCGAGCCACTGGTCCGGCGCGATGTGATCGACCTCGTCCGCGCGCTCGGACGGGAAATTGGCACGGGGCTGGACGAGCTGACGCTCACCACCAACGGGACGCAACTGGCCCAGCACGCCGACGCGCTGACGGCGGCGGGGGTGCGGCGGATCAACGTGTCGCTCGACACGATCGACCGCGACCGCTTCCGGGCGCTGACCGGACGGGACCGGCTGCCCCAGGTGCTGGAGGGCATCGCAGCAGCCCGCGAGGCGGGACTGGCGGTGAAACTGAACGTAGTCGCGCTCAAGGATGTGAACGCTGCCGAGATACCCGATCTCATTGCGTGGGCGCACGGCCACGACCACGACGTGACCCTGATCGAAGTCATGCCGCTCGGCGAGATCGCGGAAGATCGCAGTGACCAGTTCCTGAGCCTGGCCAAGGTCCGAGCCGATCTCGACAAGCGGTGGACGCTGGTCCCGTCAGCGCACCGCACCGGCGGCCCGGCGCGCTATCTCGATATCGCCGAAACCGGCGGACGGCTCGGTCTCATCACCCCGCTCACGGGCAATTTTTGCGACGGCTGCAACCGGATCCGCGTGACCACGACCGGCCAGCTCTATCCGTGCCTCGGTGGGGGAGAGATGGTGGATCTGCGCGCGGCCTTGCGATCGGGCGATCCGGACCGTGCGCTGTCCGGCGCGATGGACCGTGCGATGGCGATCAAGCCGCACCGCCACGGCTTTGCGATCGAACGCGGCGCCGCCCCGGCGCAGCCGCGCCACATGTCCGTGACAGGTGGCTGA
- the rplU gene encoding 50S ribosomal protein L21 translates to MFAVVRTGGKQYRVAAGDKIAVEKLAGDAGDTITLDDVLLAGEGDSLADAAKTVVSAEIIAQAKSEKVVVFKKRRRHNYRRKAGHRQQMTLLRIVAVGDSKAEKKAAAKSEPKAEVASQDDAPKADAPKAAKADAAPKAKTVAPVKDTGTAGEGQVDAPKKAAAKKPAAKKTDK, encoded by the coding sequence ATGTTCGCAGTAGTGCGCACGGGCGGCAAGCAGTACCGGGTTGCCGCCGGAGACAAAATCGCGGTCGAGAAGCTGGCGGGCGACGCCGGCGACACGATCACGCTGGACGACGTCCTGCTCGCGGGCGAAGGCGACAGCCTGGCCGACGCGGCGAAGACGGTCGTCTCGGCCGAGATCATCGCCCAGGCCAAGAGCGAGAAGGTCGTCGTCTTCAAGAAGCGGCGCCGCCACAACTATCGCCGCAAGGCGGGCCATCGCCAGCAGATGACGCTCCTGCGCATCGTCGCCGTGGGCGACAGCAAGGCCGAGAAGAAGGCTGCCGCGAAGTCCGAACCCAAGGCCGAAGTCGCCTCGCAGGATGACGCTCCGAAGGCCGATGCGCCCAAGGCTGCCAAGGCCGATGCCGCACCGAAGGCCAAGACGGTCGCTCCGGTCAAGGACACCGGCACGGCCGGCGAAGGTCAGGTCGACGCTCCGAAGAAGGCTGCCGCCAAGAAGCCGGCCGCCAAGAAGACCGACAAGTAA
- the rpmA gene encoding 50S ribosomal protein L27: MAHKKAGGSSRNGRDSAGRRLGVKKFGSQEVIPGNIIVRQRGTKFYPGSGVGMGKDHTLFALVEGRVRFHAGKLGRKYVSVDMPAMAAE; encoded by the coding sequence ATGGCACACAAGAAAGCAGGCGGTTCGTCCCGCAACGGCCGCGACAGTGCGGGCCGTCGCCTCGGCGTCAAGAAGTTCGGCAGCCAGGAAGTGATTCCGGGCAATATCATCGTGCGCCAGCGCGGCACGAAGTTCTATCCGGGCAGCGGCGTGGGCATGGGCAAGGACCACACCCTCTTCGCGCTCGTCGAAGGACGCGTGCGTTTCCACGCCGGCAAACTCGGCCGTAAGTACGTCTCGGTGGACATGCCGGCGATGGCTGCGGAATAA
- a CDS encoding S41 family peptidase gives MSMGRTSLALIMAGMVTACGGGGGSGGGSFGGGNTGATPVPTPTPTPPATASCSISSQQDFAKASIDEWFLYPNLINASVNKANYSTVQAYIDAYLAPFFAEKKNAQFTYVTSIKEENAYYQSGSSAGIGVRLALDSSNRLYVTEAFENAPALAAGIDRGTEIVGIGTTASNVQSVQSIIQAGGGQALTDALGPNSPGVTRYFQINNKGTVTTVAVTKTEFALDPVSDRYGAKIIDNNGMKVGYVNLRTFIDTADDDLRAAFNSFKSQGVTQVIVDLRYNGGGLVRTSELFGDLLAADKVGKVFSYTTFRDSKAQYNETKPFASQPQAISAMKIAFIGTRATASASELLINSFTPYLGANTALVGTNTYGKPVGQVALDNAPCDQRMRVVAFKTENASRQGDYFSGLAAYIPNTCAAGDDITHQLGDPQEASIKAALGFLAGGTCTPITSSNGQRTQATASARTMLEPAAPSAAQRETPGMF, from the coding sequence ATGAGCATGGGTCGCACTTCGCTCGCATTGATCATGGCCGGAATGGTGACTGCCTGCGGCGGTGGAGGCGGATCGGGTGGCGGTTCGTTCGGCGGCGGCAACACCGGCGCGACACCGGTTCCGACACCCACGCCCACGCCTCCAGCGACCGCCTCATGCTCGATCTCGAGTCAGCAGGACTTCGCCAAGGCCTCGATCGACGAGTGGTTCCTCTACCCCAACCTCATCAATGCATCGGTCAACAAGGCGAACTACAGCACCGTCCAAGCTTACATCGACGCCTATCTGGCTCCGTTCTTCGCGGAAAAGAAGAACGCGCAGTTCACTTACGTTACGTCGATCAAAGAAGAGAATGCCTATTACCAGTCGGGTTCGTCCGCCGGCATCGGCGTCCGGCTCGCGCTCGACAGTTCGAACCGGCTCTACGTAACCGAAGCCTTCGAAAACGCGCCGGCGCTGGCCGCCGGCATTGATCGCGGCACGGAAATCGTCGGCATCGGCACCACGGCCTCGAACGTCCAGTCGGTCCAGTCGATCATTCAGGCCGGCGGCGGTCAGGCGCTGACCGATGCGCTGGGCCCCAACTCACCGGGCGTAACCCGCTACTTCCAGATCAACAACAAGGGCACCGTCACGACGGTCGCGGTGACGAAAACCGAATTCGCGCTCGATCCGGTTTCCGACCGCTACGGCGCGAAGATCATCGACAACAACGGCATGAAGGTCGGTTACGTCAATCTGCGGACTTTCATCGATACCGCCGACGACGATCTGCGCGCCGCATTCAACTCGTTCAAGTCGCAGGGCGTGACCCAAGTCATCGTCGATTTGCGCTACAACGGCGGCGGACTGGTGCGGACGTCCGAACTGTTCGGCGACCTGCTGGCAGCCGACAAGGTCGGGAAGGTCTTCAGCTACACGACATTCCGCGACAGCAAGGCGCAGTACAACGAGACCAAGCCTTTCGCGAGCCAGCCGCAAGCGATCTCGGCGATGAAGATCGCGTTTATCGGGACGCGGGCGACGGCGTCGGCCAGCGAGCTGTTGATCAACTCGTTTACGCCGTATCTCGGTGCGAACACCGCGCTCGTCGGCACCAATACGTATGGCAAGCCTGTCGGTCAGGTGGCGCTCGACAATGCGCCGTGCGACCAGCGTATGCGCGTCGTCGCATTCAAAACCGAGAACGCCAGTCGCCAAGGCGACTACTTCAGCGGGCTGGCCGCCTACATACCGAATACCTGCGCCGCGGGTGATGACATCACGCACCAGCTCGGCGACCCGCAGGAGGCGTCGATCAAGGCGGCGCTCGGCTTCCTTGCCGGCGGCACGTGCACTCCGATCACGTCGTCGAACGGTCAGCGTACGCAAGCTACCGCCAGTGCCCGGACAATGCTGGAGCCGGCTGCGCCGTCCGCCGCGCAGCGCGAGACTCCAGGCATGTTCTGA
- a CDS encoding dihydroneopterin aldolase, with amino-acid sequence MPDSLILEVADLQVDVLTGIYSEETGRPQPLRISIAARMKPAHAYSPDTPLSESKNYMDLKFAASEALPAGVHFKLIEAVADHICETLFVGDGRIEAVTVKIVKLAIAEADEKIGITLTRERR; translated from the coding sequence ATGCCCGATTCGCTCATTCTCGAAGTCGCCGATCTCCAAGTCGATGTCCTGACAGGCATCTATTCGGAAGAGACCGGCAGGCCGCAGCCGCTTCGCATCTCGATCGCCGCGCGCATGAAGCCGGCCCATGCCTACAGCCCCGACACCCCGCTGTCGGAAAGCAAGAACTACATGGACCTGAAATTCGCTGCGAGCGAGGCGCTGCCGGCCGGCGTCCACTTCAAGCTGATCGAGGCGGTGGCGGATCACATCTGCGAAACGCTGTTCGTCGGCGACGGGCGGATCGAGGCTGTTACCGTCAAGATCGTCAAACTGGCCATCGCGGAAGCGGACGAAAAGATCGGCATCACGCTCACCCGCGAGCGGCGCTGA